In Mytilus trossulus isolate FHL-02 chromosome 14, PNRI_Mtr1.1.1.hap1, whole genome shotgun sequence, a genomic segment contains:
- the LOC134696896 gene encoding coiled-coil domain-containing protein 22 homolog codes for MEEVDKIVIHSLNVIGCDLDEDIQSLRQFSTELIVSSAIRCLKVINNEVDLPNSLPSGMSARFRTGTSLASIIQELGYKGEIGYQTFLYSNETEIRKVFMFLIDKLPKDKVETEEEPLGASALLQRTISASVARYLDSPWVPPYLKSKNITWRGKPQVWQKEGTMSACKYHSCHVRSPHGMGDLTKKISKEVRSYYSESLPYITNQTIHHCDTAPSVMEDLASELTAQQEWENEWNTIGLPSRLSEQEYRARKRQRIKKRLKDNLRSDVQRSGDLTSSKSAMDLQQMIDSMGNRSSGSTKTKGSRFTHTEQLIYGKDEEKTLSQIQKPEIDKSHTEEELQKEREEDIENIKTEYNNLISKIDNLELESKKLTASMKQMEDQISTLLQQNQDKEESYKVKKRTLDLLPDAENNITKIQSVVDSSAQRLVTLANQWEKHRAPLIEQYRELKDLNSKKESEAEKKLEEIKAFRSKMKEVADDARQKEELQKQLIAEYERMTKDVNRSAYTKRIMEIVSNIKKQKDGINQVLVDTRSVQKEINMLSGKLDRTFTVTDELIFRDAKKDESVKKAYRNLAALHENFEQLIQTVTQTGTIMREIRELEDQIEHESKSKVLTNLEKITSDYQQMKKENSTMATKFKQQKS; via the exons ATGGAGGAGGTGGATAAAATTGTTATTCACTCTCTAAATGTGATCGGATG TGATTTGGATGAAGACATCCAGAGTTTGAGACAGTTTAGTACAGAATTGATTGTGTCATCTGCTATACGTTGTCTCAAAGTAATCAACAATGAAGTCGACCTTCCAAACTCCTTACCAAGTGGAATGTCCGCTAGATTCAGAACAGGAACTAGTTTGGCATCCATTATACAG GAACTTGGATACAAAGGAGAAATCGGTTATCAGACATTTTTATATTCCAATGAAACAGAGATCAGAAAAGTGTTCATGTTTCTTATTGATAAACTGCCTAAAGATAAAGTGGAAACAGAAGAGGAACCATTAG GTGCCTCGGCATTATTGCAAAGAACAATATCAGCCTCTGTAGCACGATATCTAGACTCTCCATGGGTCCCTCCATATTTAAAGAGCAAAAATATAACATGGAGAGGAAAACCTCAAGTCTGGCAAAAAGAG gGAACCATGTCTGCATGTAAATATCATTCCTGTCATGTGAGATCTCCACATGGTATGGGTGACCtaacaaagaaaatatcaaaag AAGTTAGATCCTATTATTCTGAAAGTCTTCCATACATTACCAATCAAACCATACATCACTGTGATACAGCGCCATCTGTCATGGAGGACTTGGCCTCGGAACTAACGGCACAACAAGAATGGGAAAATGAATGGAATACAATTGGTCTTCCTTCAAGACTCTCAGAACAG GAATACAGAGCCAGGAAAAGacaaagaataaagaaaagatTGAAAGACAATTTACGGTCTGATGTCCAGAGGAGTGGTGATTTGACTTCATCAAAATCTGCCATGGACCTACAACAGATGATAGATTCCATGGGTAACAGATCATCTGGTTCTACAAAAACTAAAGGGTCAAGGTTTACACATACTGAACAACTTATTTATGGAAAG GATGAAGAGAAGACATTATCACAGATACAGAAACCTGAAATAGATAAAAGTCACACAGAGGAG GAACTCCAAAAAGAGAGAGAAGAggatatagaaaatataaaaacagaatataacaatttaatatcaaaaatagacaatttagAACTTGAATCTAAAAAGCTTACAGCTTCAATGAAACAAATGGAAGATCAAATTTCAACGCTATTACAACAGAACCAAGATAAAGAAGAGTCTTATAAAGTCAAGAAACGCACACTTGACTTGTTACCTGATGCAGAAAATAATATTACCAAAATACAg TCAGTTGTAGATAGTAGTGCACAACGCCTGGTAACCTTAGCTAATCAATGGGAGAAACACAGAGCACCATTGATAGAGCAGTACAGGGAGCTTAAAGATCTTAATTCAAAGAAAGAG TCTGAAGCAGAGAAAAAGTTAGAAGAGATTAAAGCATTCCgatcaaaaatgaaagaagtaGCTGATGATGCTAGACAGAAAGAGGAGTTACAAAAACAATTG ATAGCTGAGTATGAGAGAATGACAAAAGATGTCAACAGGTCAGCTTATACTAAAAGGATCATGGAGATcgtatcaaatattaaaaaacaaaaagacggCATTAACCAG GTATTAGTAGACACCAGATCAGTACAGAAAGAAATCAACATGTTATCTGGTAAACTGGATCGAACATTTACTGTAACAGATGAACTTATATTCAGG gATGCTAAAAAGGATGAATCTGTGAAGAAAGCATACAGGAATTTAGCAGCATTACATGAG AATTTTGAACAGCTTATACAAACAGTGACACAAACTGGTACCATTATGAGGGAGATAAGAGAATTAGAGGACCAG attGAACATGAGAGTAAGAGTAAGGTGTTAACAAATCTAGAAAAGATTACATCCGATTACCAACAAATGAAGAAAGAAAATTCTACAATGGCCACTAAATTTAAACAGCAGAAATCTTGA